One window of the Enterobacter huaxiensis genome contains the following:
- a CDS encoding MFS transporter, which translates to MTQAQPQRTTSDLVKAAVSGWLGTALEFMDFQLYSLGAALVFHEIFFPEQSAAMALILAMGTYGAGYIARIVGAFIFGRMGDSIGRKKVLFITITMMGICTTLIGVLPTYAQIGIFAPVLLVTLRIIQGLGAGAEISGAGTMLAEYAPKGKRGIISSLVAMGTNCGTLSATAIWAVMFFALDREELVAWGWRIPFLASVVVMIFAIWLRMNLKESPVFEKVNEAEAAPAAQETSLGAMFKSKSFWLATGLRFGQAGNSGLIQTFLAGYLVQTLLFDKAIPTDALMISSFLGFISIPLLGWLSDKVGRRLPYIILNISAIILAYPMLSIIVDKSYAPGTIMLSIIVIHNVAVLGLFALENITMAEMFGSRNRFTRMAISKEAGGLVAVGFGPVLAGIFCNMTGSWWPIVAMLMVYSVIGLISAVLMPEVRDRDLSLAEDAAEVPHKERVAYGALSSRR; encoded by the coding sequence ATGACTCAAGCACAACCTCAAAGAACGACCTCAGATCTGGTAAAAGCCGCCGTGTCCGGCTGGCTCGGCACAGCGCTGGAGTTTATGGATTTCCAGCTCTATTCGCTGGGGGCCGCGCTCGTTTTCCATGAAATATTCTTCCCGGAACAGTCCGCTGCGATGGCGCTCATTCTGGCGATGGGGACTTACGGCGCAGGCTATATTGCGCGCATCGTGGGGGCCTTTATTTTCGGCAGAATGGGGGACAGCATTGGCCGTAAAAAAGTGCTGTTTATCACTATCACCATGATGGGGATCTGCACCACCCTGATTGGCGTGCTGCCGACGTACGCGCAAATCGGGATTTTCGCGCCCGTATTGCTGGTCACGCTGCGCATTATTCAGGGGCTGGGCGCAGGGGCGGAGATCTCCGGCGCGGGTACGATGCTGGCGGAGTACGCGCCGAAAGGGAAGCGCGGCATCATCTCCTCGCTGGTCGCGATGGGCACCAACTGCGGCACGCTGAGCGCGACGGCTATCTGGGCGGTCATGTTCTTTGCTCTCGACCGTGAAGAGCTTGTTGCCTGGGGCTGGCGTATCCCGTTCCTCGCGAGCGTGGTGGTAATGATCTTCGCAATCTGGCTGCGAATGAACCTTAAAGAGAGCCCGGTATTTGAGAAAGTAAATGAGGCTGAAGCGGCGCCAGCAGCGCAAGAAACCTCTCTCGGCGCGATGTTTAAAAGCAAGTCCTTCTGGCTGGCGACCGGCCTGCGGTTTGGACAGGCGGGCAACTCCGGTTTAATCCAGACATTTCTGGCAGGGTATCTGGTGCAGACGCTGCTGTTCGATAAGGCAATCCCAACCGATGCGTTGATGATCAGCTCCTTCCTCGGCTTTATCTCTATTCCGCTACTCGGCTGGCTGTCGGATAAAGTCGGGCGCCGTCTGCCGTATATTATTCTCAATATCTCAGCCATCATCCTTGCCTACCCGATGCTGTCGATCATCGTCGATAAAAGCTATGCGCCGGGCACGATCATGCTCTCGATTATCGTTATCCATAACGTCGCGGTGCTGGGGCTGTTCGCGCTGGAAAATATCACCATGGCGGAGATGTTTGGCTCGCGTAATCGCTTTACCCGCATGGCGATCTCTAAAGAGGCAGGCGGTCTGGTCGCCGTTGGTTTTGGGCCGGTGCTGGCTGGGATATTCTGCAATATGACCGGTTCATGGTGGCCAATCGTCGCCATGCTGATGGTCTATTCGGTGATTGGGCTCATCTCTGCCGTTCTGATGCCAGAAGTGCGTGACCGTGATTTGAGCCTCGCGGAGGATGCCGCCGAAGTGCCTCACAAAGAGCGCGTTGCGTATGGCGCACTCTCTTCAAGACGCTAG
- the ydfZ gene encoding putative selenium delivery protein YdfZ yields MMTYDRNRNAITTGSRVMISGTGRTGLIKAIHSEGLDAAQVRRSKTVEVEGCEGKFEPIELIRLGMH; encoded by the coding sequence ATGATGACATACGACCGTAACCGTAACGCCATTACCACCGGCAGCCGGGTCATGATCAGCGGCACTGGCCGCACCGGCCTGATTAAAGCGATTCACAGCGAGGGCCTCGACGCCGCGCAGGTGCGTCGGAGCAAAACGGTGGAAGTGGAAGGATGCGAGGGTAAGTTCGAACCGATTGAGCTGATTCGCCTGGGCATGCACTGA
- a CDS encoding mechanosensitive ion channel family protein: MAYLDYLLTFIESNPALAIGFNIVLLIISGFFAHIMCKFLLIKVVRRVFFSSHKQDVPLEKDRRIAEKLSNFVPVISVYYVLQFMPNMPASLVTAINTVCGILFFIFLSVFINEMLDIVNSSYLRKTKRKNHSIKGYIQIGKIVVHIIAAIMIIAVMSNKSPAIIISSLGAVAAVLMLVFQHTLLSLVANVQLSSNDVLQLGDWIEMPDKNLSGEVTDIALHTITIRNWDNTISRIPTKNFLTETYTNWQAMFSSGARRIMRSTTIDQHSVVFLNQDILAPMLAIRGVSEPLAKLLDGRDPTGVADSWFVDNGLTNLTLFRHYMMAYLAERPDIIKDMYIVVRTLKPSASGIPLEIYCFTTSTMWMDYENTQSAIFEYITAVVEKFSLRLYQYPAGHDFWRLSQKG; encoded by the coding sequence ATGGCGTACCTGGATTATTTATTAACGTTTATTGAGAGCAATCCTGCACTTGCTATCGGTTTTAACATTGTACTGCTGATTATCTCCGGTTTTTTTGCGCACATCATGTGCAAATTCCTGTTAATTAAAGTCGTAAGAAGGGTTTTCTTTTCCAGCCACAAACAGGACGTTCCGTTAGAAAAAGACCGTCGAATTGCTGAGAAACTCTCCAACTTCGTTCCGGTGATCAGCGTATATTACGTTCTGCAGTTTATGCCGAATATGCCAGCGTCCCTGGTGACGGCGATAAATACCGTGTGTGGGATATTATTTTTTATATTTCTGTCGGTATTTATCAATGAGATGCTGGATATTGTTAACAGCTCTTATCTGCGAAAAACCAAGCGAAAAAATCACTCTATCAAGGGCTACATTCAGATAGGAAAAATAGTCGTCCATATCATTGCCGCCATCATGATTATTGCGGTGATGTCTAATAAATCCCCTGCCATAATCATTTCAAGCCTCGGTGCGGTTGCCGCGGTACTCATGCTCGTCTTCCAGCATACGTTACTTTCCCTTGTCGCCAACGTTCAGCTTTCATCTAATGATGTGCTTCAGCTTGGCGACTGGATTGAAATGCCGGATAAAAACTTAAGCGGAGAGGTGACCGACATTGCCCTGCACACCATTACTATCCGCAACTGGGACAATACGATCTCGCGTATCCCGACCAAAAATTTCTTAACAGAAACCTATACCAACTGGCAGGCGATGTTTTCGTCCGGGGCGCGCAGAATAATGCGCAGCACCACCATCGATCAGCATTCGGTCGTGTTTCTCAATCAAGACATACTCGCGCCCATGCTGGCAATACGCGGCGTGAGTGAACCGCTTGCAAAGCTGCTCGACGGCCGCGATCCCACGGGGGTTGCCGACAGCTGGTTCGTTGATAACGGGCTGACAAACTTAACGCTGTTTCGTCATTATATGATGGCATACCTGGCCGAACGGCCGGATATCATTAAGGATATGTACATCGTGGTGAGAACGTTAAAGCCGTCGGCATCCGGGATCCCGCTGGAAATTTACTGTTTTACCACGTCCACGATGTGGATGGATTATGAAAATACGCAATCCGCCATTTTTGAATATATTACTGCCGTGGTGGAGAAATTTTCGCTCCGTTTGTACCAGTACCCGGCAGGTCACGATTTCTGGCGTTTGTCTCAGAAAGGGTAA
- the ydfG gene encoding bifunctional NADP-dependent 3-hydroxy acid dehydrogenase/3-hydroxypropionate dehydrogenase YdfG: protein MIILVTGATAGFGESITRRFVANGHKVIATGRRQERLQELKEELGDSILTAQLDVRNRAAIEEMMANLPAEWQAIDVLVNNAGLALGMEPAHKASVEDWENMIDTNNKGLVYMTRAVLPGMVERNRGHVINIGSTAGSWPYAGGNVYGATKAFVRQFSLNLRTDLHGTAVRVTDIEPGLVGGTEFSNVRFKGDDAKADKTYENANALAPEDITEAVWWVATLPKHVNINTVEMMPVSQSFAGLSVHRG from the coding sequence ATGATTATTTTAGTTACCGGGGCGACAGCGGGTTTTGGTGAAAGCATCACGCGTCGCTTCGTCGCCAACGGGCATAAGGTGATTGCTACGGGTCGTCGTCAGGAACGTCTGCAGGAGCTGAAAGAGGAGCTGGGTGACAGCATCCTGACCGCACAGCTTGACGTCCGCAACCGCGCCGCCATCGAAGAGATGATGGCAAACCTGCCCGCAGAGTGGCAGGCCATCGACGTTCTGGTCAACAACGCCGGCCTGGCGCTGGGCATGGAGCCTGCGCACAAAGCCAGCGTCGAAGACTGGGAAAACATGATCGACACCAACAATAAAGGGCTGGTGTACATGACGCGCGCGGTATTGCCGGGAATGGTTGAACGTAACCGCGGTCACGTGATCAACATCGGATCTACGGCCGGAAGCTGGCCTTACGCGGGCGGTAACGTCTATGGCGCGACAAAAGCCTTCGTACGCCAGTTTAGCCTGAACCTGCGCACCGACCTGCACGGGACCGCCGTGCGCGTCACCGACATCGAGCCTGGCCTGGTGGGCGGTACCGAGTTCTCCAACGTGCGCTTCAAGGGCGATGACGCGAAAGCGGATAAAACCTACGAAAACGCCAACGCGCTGGCACCGGAAGACATCACTGAAGCGGTCTGGTGGGTGGCAACGCTGCCAAAACACGTCAACATCAATACCGTCGAAATGATGCCGGTCAGTCAAAGCTTCGCCGGGCTGAGCGTCCATCGCGGCTAA
- the dcp gene encoding peptidyl-dipeptidase Dcp, which produces MSANNPFYEISQLPYQAPRFDEINDSHYRPAFDEAMCQKRADIEAIIAQTAAPDFNNTVLALEKSGAMLSRVSSVFFAMTSAHTNDDLQTLDEQFSTELAGLANDIWLNDTLFSRVEAVWQARAALDAESRRLVEETYQHFVLAGARLTAEEKAELKALNTQSASLTSQFNQRLLAADKAGGMVADEVEQLEGLSADEIATAAQAAAEKGLNDRWLIPLLNTTQQPALSALTNRQTRENLFKAGWERTQRGDENDTRELITRLTALRARQATLLGFADYASWSTADQMAKTPAAALAFMRGIVPAARARAERELADIQKVIDDEQGGFTAQAWDWAFYAERVRLGKYALDESQIKPYFALNTVLHDGVFWAASQLFGISFVERFDIPVYHPDVRVWEIFDHTGEGMALFYGDFFARDSKGGGAWMGNFVEQSHEFAARPVIYNVCNYQKPANGQTALISWDDVITLFHEFGHTLHGLFASQRFATLSGTNTPRDFVEFPSQINEHWASHPQVFAHYARHFETNEPMPDALREKMLNATQFNKGYDMTELLSAALLDMNWHSISGSVNGVENFEAEALKKEGLDLPAVPPRYRSSYFAHIFGGGYAAGYYAYLWTQMLADDGYQWFVEQGGLTRENGQAFRDAILSRGNSSDLAELYRQWRGHDPQIEPMLVNRGLSA; this is translated from the coding sequence ATGTCGGCCAATAATCCTTTTTATGAAATCAGCCAGCTGCCTTATCAGGCTCCGCGTTTTGATGAGATTAACGATAGCCACTATCGCCCGGCATTTGATGAAGCGATGTGCCAGAAGCGAGCCGATATCGAGGCTATCATCGCGCAAACTGCCGCACCGGACTTCAACAACACCGTGCTGGCGCTGGAAAAAAGCGGCGCCATGCTGTCGCGCGTAAGCAGCGTTTTCTTCGCCATGACCTCTGCACACACCAATGATGACCTCCAGACGCTGGACGAGCAGTTTTCGACAGAGCTCGCCGGGCTGGCCAACGACATCTGGCTTAACGATACGCTGTTCTCCCGCGTGGAGGCGGTCTGGCAGGCGCGAGCGGCGCTGGATGCGGAATCCCGTCGGCTGGTGGAAGAGACGTACCAGCACTTTGTGCTGGCCGGTGCGCGCCTTACCGCCGAAGAGAAAGCGGAGCTGAAAGCGCTGAACACCCAGTCAGCGTCCCTGACCAGCCAGTTCAATCAACGCCTGCTGGCGGCGGATAAAGCGGGCGGAATGGTCGCCGATGAGGTTGAGCAGCTTGAGGGATTAAGCGCTGATGAGATTGCCACTGCCGCGCAGGCCGCCGCCGAGAAAGGGCTGAACGACCGCTGGCTGATCCCGCTGCTCAATACTACCCAGCAGCCCGCGCTTTCTGCGCTAACCAACCGCCAGACCCGAGAAAACCTGTTCAAGGCCGGATGGGAACGCACCCAGAGGGGCGATGAAAATGACACCCGCGAGCTGATTACGCGTCTTACCGCCCTGCGCGCGCGTCAGGCGACGCTGCTGGGTTTTGCGGATTACGCGAGCTGGAGCACCGCGGATCAAATGGCCAAAACGCCTGCGGCGGCGCTGGCCTTTATGCGCGGAATCGTCCCCGCGGCGCGCGCGCGGGCCGAGCGTGAGCTGGCGGACATTCAGAAAGTCATTGATGACGAGCAGGGCGGCTTCACTGCCCAGGCCTGGGACTGGGCGTTCTATGCCGAGCGCGTGCGCCTGGGTAAATACGCGCTCGATGAGTCGCAAATCAAGCCCTACTTTGCGCTTAATACCGTGTTGCACGACGGCGTATTCTGGGCGGCCAGCCAGCTGTTTGGGATTAGCTTTGTCGAGCGGTTCGATATACCGGTTTATCACCCGGACGTTCGCGTATGGGAAATATTCGACCATACCGGCGAAGGCATGGCGCTGTTCTACGGTGATTTCTTCGCCCGCGATTCCAAAGGCGGCGGGGCGTGGATGGGCAACTTTGTTGAGCAATCCCATGAGTTTGCCGCGCGTCCGGTGATTTACAACGTGTGTAACTATCAAAAGCCGGCAAACGGGCAGACGGCGCTGATCTCCTGGGACGACGTGATTACGCTGTTCCACGAGTTTGGCCATACGCTGCACGGCCTGTTCGCCAGCCAGCGCTTTGCCACGCTTTCAGGCACCAACACGCCGCGTGATTTCGTGGAGTTCCCGTCACAAATTAACGAGCACTGGGCAAGCCATCCGCAGGTCTTTGCCCACTATGCCCGTCATTTTGAAACCAATGAGCCGATGCCGGATGCACTGCGGGAGAAAATGCTTAACGCAACCCAGTTCAACAAAGGCTACGACATGACGGAGCTGCTGAGCGCGGCCCTGCTGGATATGAACTGGCACAGCATTAGCGGTTCAGTGAATGGCGTTGAGAATTTCGAAGCCGAAGCGCTGAAAAAAGAGGGGCTGGATCTGCCGGCGGTGCCGCCGCGCTATCGCAGCAGCTATTTTGCCCATATTTTCGGCGGCGGCTATGCGGCGGGTTATTACGCCTATCTCTGGACGCAGATGCTGGCCGACGATGGCTACCAGTGGTTTGTCGAGCAGGGTGGATTAACGCGCGAGAACGGGCAAGCTTTCCGTGACGCGATATTATCCCGCGGTAACAGTTCAGACCTTGCGGAGCTGTATCGACAGTGGCGCGGCCACGATCCGCAAATTGAACCCATGCTGGTGAACCGCGGGCTGAGTGCGTAA
- a CDS encoding mannitol dehydrogenase family protein → MENRLLQANATQPQYDRDSLKSRIVHLGFGAFHRAHQAVYTDILAAEHNSDWGYCEVNLIGGEQQIADLKAQDNLYTVAEMSADAWTARVVGAVKKALHAQVDGLETVLAAMCEPQVAIVSLTITEKGYCHSPATGQLMLDHPFIVADLQNPHQPKSAVGVVVEALARRRAAGLPAFSVMSCDNMPENGHVMRNVTCAYARAVDSELADWIEANVTFPSTMVDRIVPAVTAETLEKIEQLTGVRDPAGVACEPFRQWVIEDNFVAGRPQWEKAGAELVSDVIPFEEMKLRMLNGSHSFLAYLGYLAGYQHINDCMEDEHYRVAAHALMLKEQAPTLKVKGVDLAHYADLLIARYSNPALRHRTWQIAMDGSQKLPQRMLDSVRWHLVHQKSFPLLALGVAGWMRYVGGVDEQGNVIDVSDPQLAVIQAAVNGSAEGESRVKALLGIEAIFGKELPQEAVFVDAVMKAYQTLLQKGAKATVKHYAAQL, encoded by the coding sequence ATGGAAAACCGGTTATTACAGGCGAACGCGACGCAGCCTCAGTACGATCGCGACAGCCTTAAGTCACGCATTGTTCATTTAGGGTTTGGTGCATTTCACCGTGCGCACCAGGCGGTGTACACCGACATTCTCGCAGCTGAACACAACAGCGACTGGGGTTACTGTGAAGTTAACCTGATTGGTGGCGAACAGCAGATTGCCGATCTTAAGGCGCAGGATAATCTCTACACCGTGGCGGAAATGTCTGCCGACGCGTGGACGGCGCGCGTGGTCGGCGCCGTCAAAAAGGCCCTGCACGCGCAGGTTGACGGGCTGGAAACCGTTCTGGCCGCGATGTGCGAACCGCAGGTGGCGATTGTTTCGCTGACCATCACCGAGAAAGGGTACTGCCACTCTCCGGCGACCGGACAGCTGATGCTCGATCATCCGTTTATTGTTGCCGATTTGCAAAACCCGCATCAGCCGAAATCTGCTGTGGGCGTGGTGGTAGAAGCGCTGGCGCGCCGCAGAGCGGCCGGTTTGCCCGCTTTTAGCGTCATGTCCTGTGACAACATGCCGGAGAACGGTCATGTGATGCGTAACGTCACCTGCGCCTATGCCCGCGCGGTTGATAGCGAACTGGCGGACTGGATTGAGGCCAACGTGACCTTCCCGTCAACCATGGTGGATCGTATCGTTCCCGCGGTCACTGCCGAAACGCTGGAAAAAATCGAACAGCTGACTGGCGTTCGCGATCCGGCGGGCGTGGCCTGCGAGCCGTTCCGCCAGTGGGTGATTGAAGATAACTTTGTTGCCGGGCGTCCGCAGTGGGAAAAAGCGGGCGCAGAGCTTGTGTCCGACGTCATTCCGTTTGAAGAGATGAAGCTGCGTATGCTTAACGGCAGCCACTCGTTCCTGGCCTACCTTGGCTATCTGGCGGGCTATCAGCATATTAACGACTGCATGGAAGATGAACATTATCGCGTTGCGGCACATGCGCTGATGCTAAAAGAGCAGGCGCCAACGCTAAAAGTGAAAGGCGTCGATTTAGCCCACTATGCTGATCTGCTCATTGCGCGTTACAGCAACCCGGCCCTTCGTCACCGCACCTGGCAGATCGCTATGGACGGCAGCCAGAAGCTGCCGCAGCGTATGCTTGATTCCGTACGCTGGCATCTGGTGCACCAGAAGAGCTTCCCGCTGCTGGCGCTGGGCGTAGCAGGCTGGATGCGCTACGTGGGTGGCGTGGACGAGCAGGGGAACGTGATAGACGTAAGCGACCCGCAGCTGGCGGTCATTCAGGCTGCGGTAAACGGCAGTGCGGAAGGCGAAAGCCGGGTGAAAGCGCTGTTGGGCATTGAGGCTATCTTTGGTAAAGAGCTCCCGCAGGAAGCGGTCTTCGTTGATGCAGTAATGAAAGCGTATCAGACGTTGCTGCAGAAGGGGGCAAAAGCGACGGTTAAGCACTACGCAGCGCAGCTGTAA
- the manD gene encoding D-mannonate dehydratase ManD → MKIVGAEVFVTCPGRNFVTLKITTDEGIVGLGDATLNGRELSVASYLKDHLCPQLIGRDAHRIEDIWQFFYKGAYWRRGPVTMSALSAVDMALWDIKAKAANMPLYQLLGGASREGVMVYCHTTGHTIDDVLEDYARHKEMGFKAIRVQCGVPGMKTTYGMSKGKGLAYEPATKGDWPEEQLWSTEKYLDFTPKLFDAVRSKFGFNEHLLHDMHHRLTPIEAARFGKSIEAFRMFWMEDPTPAENQACFRLIRQHTVTPVAVGEVFNSIWDCKQLIEEQLIDYIRTTITHAGGITGMRRIADFASLYQVRTGSHGPSDLSPICHAAALHFDLWVPNFGVQEYMGYSEQMLEVFPHSWRFDNGYMHPGDKPGLGIEFDEKLAAKYPYDPAYLPVARLEDGTLWNW, encoded by the coding sequence ATGAAGATTGTCGGGGCTGAAGTATTTGTTACCTGCCCGGGGCGTAACTTTGTCACCCTCAAAATCACCACCGATGAGGGAATCGTGGGGCTTGGCGACGCCACCCTGAACGGACGCGAACTCTCCGTTGCTTCTTACCTGAAAGATCACCTCTGTCCGCAGCTGATTGGCCGCGATGCCCACCGAATCGAAGATATCTGGCAGTTCTTCTATAAAGGCGCGTACTGGCGCCGTGGGCCGGTCACCATGTCGGCTCTCTCCGCCGTGGATATGGCGCTGTGGGATATCAAAGCCAAAGCCGCCAATATGCCGCTCTATCAGCTGTTGGGTGGTGCATCCCGCGAAGGGGTGATGGTTTATTGCCATACCACCGGCCATACCATTGACGACGTGCTGGAGGATTACGCCCGCCATAAAGAGATGGGCTTCAAGGCGATTCGCGTGCAGTGTGGCGTGCCGGGAATGAAAACCACCTACGGCATGTCTAAAGGAAAAGGGCTGGCGTACGAGCCTGCGACCAAAGGCGACTGGCCGGAAGAGCAGCTGTGGTCCACTGAAAAATACCTCGACTTCACGCCAAAGCTGTTTGATGCCGTGCGCAGCAAGTTTGGCTTCAATGAACACCTGCTGCACGACATGCACCATCGCCTGACGCCAATAGAAGCCGCGCGATTTGGCAAGAGCATCGAAGCATTCCGCATGTTCTGGATGGAGGATCCAACGCCTGCCGAGAACCAGGCGTGCTTCCGCCTGATACGCCAGCATACCGTCACGCCTGTTGCGGTGGGTGAAGTGTTTAACAGCATCTGGGATTGCAAACAGCTCATCGAAGAACAGCTGATTGACTACATTCGCACCACCATTACCCATGCGGGAGGGATCACCGGGATGCGCCGTATCGCGGACTTCGCGTCGCTCTACCAGGTGCGCACCGGCTCGCACGGGCCGTCGGATCTGTCGCCGATTTGCCACGCCGCCGCGCTGCATTTCGACCTGTGGGTGCCGAACTTCGGCGTGCAGGAGTATATGGGCTACTCCGAGCAGATGCTCGAAGTCTTCCCGCACAGCTGGCGCTTCGACAACGGCTATATGCACCCGGGCGACAAGCCGGGCCTGGGCATCGAGTTTGACGAGAAGCTGGCCGCAAAATACCCGTACGATCCGGCCTATCTTCCGGTCGCACGCTTAGAAGACGGCACGCTGTGGAACTGGTAA
- a CDS encoding GntR family transcriptional regulator, which produces MAAESQLNPTQPVNQQIYRILRRDIVHCLIPPGTPLSEKEVSVRFDVSRQPVREAFIKLAENGLIQIRPQRGSYVNKISLSQVRNGCFVRQAIECAVVRRAASLINDNQLYLLEQNLHQQRIAIDRKQLNDFFQLDDEFHQKLAQIADCQLAWDTIENIKATIDRVRYMSLDHVSPPEMLLRQHHDIFNALNKRDAEGVEKAMTLHLQEISESVQLIRQENSEWFSEE; this is translated from the coding sequence ATGGCCGCTGAATCCCAACTTAATCCTACCCAGCCCGTTAATCAGCAGATCTATCGTATTTTGCGACGTGACATCGTTCACTGCCTGATCCCACCGGGTACGCCGCTCTCTGAAAAAGAAGTGTCCGTGCGTTTTGACGTGTCCCGACAGCCCGTGCGCGAGGCCTTTATTAAGCTTGCGGAAAACGGCCTGATTCAGATCCGTCCGCAGCGCGGCAGCTATGTTAATAAGATTTCGCTTTCTCAGGTACGTAACGGCTGTTTTGTGCGTCAGGCGATTGAGTGCGCCGTCGTGCGCCGCGCCGCCTCGCTGATTAACGACAACCAGCTTTATCTGCTCGAACAGAACCTGCATCAGCAGCGTATTGCGATAGACCGCAAGCAGCTGAACGACTTTTTCCAGCTGGATGATGAATTCCACCAGAAGCTGGCGCAAATTGCCGACTGCCAGCTCGCGTGGGACACCATTGAAAACATCAAAGCCACCATCGACCGCGTGCGCTATATGAGCCTGGATCACGTTTCGCCGCCGGAGATGTTGCTCCGTCAGCACCACGATATTTTTAATGCGCTGAACAAGCGTGACGCTGAGGGCGTAGAAAAAGCGATGACTCTGCACCTGCAGGAAATTAGCGAATCGGTGCAGCTCATTCGTCAGGAAAACAGCGAGTGGTTTAGCGAAGAATAA
- a CDS encoding Zn-dependent oxidoreductase, giving the protein MKSVVIQQPDELVIEERPLPTPEAGDVRVKITLAGICGSDSHIYRGHNPFAKYPRVIGHEFFGVIDAVGEGVDSARVGQRVSVDPVINCGHCYPCSVGKPNVCTSLVVLGVHRDGGFSEYAVVPDKNAWHIPDTIPDKHAVMVEPFTIAANVTGHAKPTEQDVALIYGAGPMGLVTVQALKGVYRVKQVIVVDRIDERLAMAQRSGADWVFNNGEQSLQTALDEKGIKPTLIVDAACHPSILQEAIALASPAARIVLMGFSSEPSQVVQQGITGKELSIFSSRLNANKFPVVIDWLKRGLIDPEKLITHTFDYHHVTDAIELFEKDQRQCCKVLLTFGQ; this is encoded by the coding sequence ATGAAAAGCGTAGTGATTCAACAGCCTGATGAACTGGTAATAGAAGAGCGTCCGCTCCCGACACCCGAAGCCGGCGACGTGCGCGTCAAAATCACGCTTGCGGGGATCTGCGGTTCAGACAGCCATATCTACCGCGGCCACAATCCCTTTGCCAAATATCCGCGCGTAATCGGACACGAGTTTTTTGGCGTCATAGACGCCGTGGGCGAGGGCGTGGATAGCGCCCGTGTCGGCCAGCGCGTATCGGTGGACCCGGTAATCAACTGCGGACACTGCTATCCGTGCTCGGTGGGCAAACCGAACGTCTGCACCTCGCTGGTGGTGCTGGGCGTCCACCGCGACGGCGGCTTTAGCGAGTACGCCGTTGTGCCCGATAAAAACGCATGGCACATCCCGGATACGATCCCCGATAAACATGCCGTCATGGTGGAGCCATTCACCATTGCCGCCAACGTGACGGGCCACGCAAAGCCAACCGAACAGGACGTTGCCCTGATTTACGGCGCGGGCCCGATGGGGCTGGTCACCGTGCAGGCGCTAAAGGGCGTTTACAGGGTGAAGCAGGTCATCGTCGTGGACAGGATTGACGAGCGCCTGGCAATGGCGCAGCGCAGCGGGGCTGACTGGGTATTCAACAACGGCGAGCAGTCGCTTCAGACTGCGCTGGATGAGAAAGGGATCAAGCCGACGTTAATTGTTGACGCCGCCTGCCATCCGTCGATTTTGCAGGAGGCAATAGCCCTGGCCTCTCCGGCGGCACGCATTGTGCTGATGGGGTTCTCCAGCGAGCCGAGCCAGGTAGTACAGCAGGGCATCACCGGCAAAGAGCTGTCGATTTTCTCCTCGCGCCTGAACGCCAACAAATTCCCGGTCGTGATTGACTGGCTGAAGAGGGGGCTGATCGACCCTGAAAAACTGATTACCCACACTTTTGACTATCACCACGTTACAGACGCAATCGAGCTGTTTGAAAAAGACCAGCGGCAGTGCTGCAAGGTTTTGCTCACGTTCGGACAATAA
- a CDS encoding universal stress protein → MYKKILMPVDVFEMDLSDKAVRHAANLAKAEGATITLVNILPNSSRSLLRGFNADIKKFEEYMTAESEKKMTALKRLFDLSPDNIHCKVCFGNVRDEIIKLSKAGEYDVIVIGSKNPSMTTHLLGSNAESILRYATIPVLVVR, encoded by the coding sequence ATGTACAAAAAGATTTTGATGCCTGTTGATGTATTTGAAATGGACTTGAGCGATAAGGCGGTGCGCCACGCGGCTAACCTCGCAAAGGCGGAAGGCGCAACCATTACTCTGGTAAACATTTTGCCTAACAGCAGCCGCTCGTTGCTGCGCGGATTCAACGCGGATATTAAGAAGTTTGAAGAGTATATGACCGCGGAGTCTGAGAAAAAAATGACGGCGTTAAAACGTCTCTTCGATCTCTCGCCGGACAATATTCACTGTAAGGTCTGTTTCGGCAACGTGCGTGACGAAATTATTAAACTGAGCAAAGCAGGGGAATATGACGTGATTGTCATCGGGTCGAAAAACCCGAGCATGACGACCCACCTGCTTGGTTCGAATGCCGAATCAATCCTTCGCTATGCCACTATTCCGGTCCTGGTAGTCCGCTAA